A region of the Vicugna pacos unplaced genomic scaffold, VicPac4 scaffold_19, whole genome shotgun sequence genome:
tactcccatactgTTCCATCTaagatcatatcaaacaaatatctctttttttctttgaatggcaagttagtctcccatttaattcttaattcttttaaaaaatactaaggaaaatacagttacacatctatgtttaatgttcaaataagaaaatagcagatagttgtcgacatttgcaaacatcagttataatctttgttccctgcataatctggtagttctctggtagatcagttgttattaggatgacgttcataaactgaagatggctgatgagttggccttgaaagggaagtagctgatgtatcagctatcactggcactggaaagcgtgggttgcaccctggttgaagtttaggaaaatgaccttcatttgcagatatgttctgatatgtatttggaaaagtagaaggctccaacatcagtccaaaataattgctctgtttgggagataagatactctactgagaagtagaaattctacttcaaatggagttcacaacacggccatttatttcattgtaactgctttgagagtgcccatggacagtggtcaactgattgaaaatagctcgttgatccactgcaatttgttctgttggtctgacattgatgatggaggagaaaaatcacatctgatcggggtagttgtatcaccaattatgtggctagtagagggctttctcattagaggcatgtttaaatttgcagaaggtaaaaatgcactttcttcaatagtgtcagccacaaattcagaattattattatccacattatacccttctttaaagtgctgctctttgaagtcttcaggcaatgaagataccagagaggaatatttaatcccaactcttctttttattctcactaaaacctggggacagcctcgtttaaaatttggattatgataaaagtgcagctataaacaaaggagaaacattttagtaatatttataccaaaatacaagactacaataagcctaacgtataaaacctgattccacgtttactatacaaggataatatcatcaaaatatgaacattgctaacaatattttgaagttccttatttggaaaatacacatttaattattatagtcatcaaatttaaatgttagcatttacagtaacggtgaatgccacttttgaaaagcagctttaatacctttatatgaatttctggaaagattcatagttgtaagcaaagtttctcataatcttgaataattaaggcactgtcctcattttttagagtaaagtattttagccttaatagttttatacaattttcaaaatctagctttacatttatattaccatagattgatgtacaaaataaaattttatacataagttaccaattcgtaactaaaatttgtgtataccttgcttgaaacagaggcttctttttcttctgctagaaagtcaactagacaagcagatctttgaaatttctgccgcactttcctaaacccataaaagttaatgggtctaagtaaacttttcatacttccagtttcaaatattctgaaaggggcctttttttccaaaacttccttcttcaagacaacttcatcaatcactatggaagatccattatcaccccaccagatggatttaaattggtcactcccagacattttccagagctttcttggaaatgtcagagaaccaaaatcattatcttcatctggttcagagacacaatgtgtgtagcatggtctttttatcaaggattcttcagacaaattctgaaaagcattttcttcaatcatagaactcaagtccaagtcctcagagaatgtttgatcacacaatagagatctaccggagtttcctgagccagttggtccatctttatgagacatatcttgaatttctgaagaaatatgtgccatctcaaataactttttctacagctacatttctaatctgcatgattttgagcactgcagcttcaaatgctgctttggcaggcctgaacagataaactgctaggccttcacaatggttctcaacttgagaagctgtgacatcacaaaacgactggtatcccagcaactcaagtgtaacattcagccagtgtttacttgtcattcatccagttaaaatgaaacatataggatgatttttttacagtgtgatctgcaaatattatcccaacacatttttataaataatttagttttggggtgtatgaaataaaatcaatctccatacttttgtattgaaatttatgccagatttgtgaacagagtataaatatagcacaaattatataaaataactttaaagttttggaatttaaagtgaaattcgtgtaaaacttgtacagaaaatatatatctatttcaatatcatttgtaattaaattgaaacataatttgattaggaaatggaagtaggtatttatctgtgtactatataataagtagttcaatattcaaaacatgagcagattaaatgtcagtttatttgttttgtatataaataaatggtaaataattatgaaataaaattagataaaaataatgcatcaaatttaagaaatcccaaaaggcggaatttttgatttaaattgtagttcatttctataagtaaaacaaatgtaatttaatattctactctaaaattacaaaagagagaaacttattgtatatttacgaatgtttatttttgccattcattcaatcagaggtttttcagtccctagaaacaataaattttctttccatctttataatccattcaattgtggcttctgttaagtgttctaaaatgatgtttataagtacacttatgcacaagatcctgggttcaatcagcagtgcctccattaaggggtaaacaaacaatcaaaaaacaaataaataacactatatgtgatttggggtggaaaagaccaggtaatgcatttttggaaggaatatgtatctcagtcctgaaacatttgacattgttagtaaaatatggcatttcaaggcaagtgttttgttcactaaatatatataatagctatgttctgtatcagtaaactgtagaaaatccagttctatcaaaagttatattctttatttagaaataaattcctttaaacataagccaaattaaaaatgagggataaaatttttcaataaataaatgtaaactcaatctgtaatgtaaatttttctttcaatatgtgaacattccattctaaaaaaatattagcaacctgaattcattacatattataagtattataaactatagttaagagggatttagtcctgattcataaatattacttatcaaattcaaatcaatatatgtgatacaatccctgaaaaagcagagaattcaaaaacatcaatctcaaaaaatgtaggaaaatttttcacaaatctgatctttacttttttataaaaatattcttaacaaattcacttttaatacaatttaattaaacataataaaaaccatatatgaaaaacccatgacaatcatcaagttcaattttaacatacaggaaggtttcctctggtccagtaataagaaaaggtagttcattctcacaagtactaaattacactatttgaagacctagccagaacaactagtcaagaaaaaatataaaaggcatccaacttgtaaaaaagcagtaaaatttttagagatgacataattaagcatagatagaaaactccatagactcctccagtgactgttagaaataatgaacaaacttagtaaacttgcagaatacaaaatcaatatacaaatatccattgcatttttatatagtaacaacaaactatcagcaagagaaattaggaaaacaattgtgtgtatatttataccaaaaagaataaactaggaatacatttgataagtgaaataaaagatctaaatatagatctataaattacaggtgcaagaaataaaataaactaataaatagaaagatattctctgcttatggattgtatacaatgtgaggatctattctaatctatcttttacatgatcaatctcccctgcactacttattcaggagaatgtctattcttcattttatactcttgcttcctttttcatgggttaattgatcataggtgtgagggattatatctggttgctctatcctctcctattgattggtgtctgtttttgagccagtttcatgttgtttaaattactaaagctttgttggactgtttaattcagagaactatacactattagatttaatactctttttcaaggttATATTGGCAACTAatggtctatgtggttacatataaattttgaaattaactgttctattaactggaaaaatctcatgggtactttgacatgaatgacgcaaaatgtagattgcattgggtagtatgtttgtttcaaccacattgtatcacatcattaacataagaggaattttcatttctttgggtcagttttaatttccttcaccaatgttttctattttttaacgtataggttttctccttatttgttaacttcatttctatgtattctattcatatatatgtaattatatatattatatttgtaaacacgtttactacacaaatacaacaggcagaagacagtggtaagacatatttaaagtcctgaatgaaagaaagctgtaatctaagataatttatcaagcaaggctatcctttagaatagaaggagagataaataacttccactaaagcaagtactaaaagaatttagcaacagaaaaagaaatattgaaagatcgactctaaaaaaaaaaatgaagcaggcttctatagaaaggagaaaggcataattagaaaggcaatagctacaatgtcttacaatagaataaatatgatgttgcagaacaggacatcaaaaattttaaggatcagagagtgaaacaggacaataaagagtatttccttattgtttctgttctctatagaatgggttagaatttgtattcctatcagttaaaataaaaagataaataaagggtcaatatacatacaaaacaggatggccataagtcaaaacttacaatgaagtcacaaagccaaaaagaaaccaagataatagaagaaaacttatcaagccacaaaaagaaaatgaaatgaacaaaaaggaaataccaaatcaactggaaaatgaagtacaaaatggaaatgaacaccaagctatcaataattatcacaaatgttaatggactcagtgcttgaatcaaaagatatatattgtcagatgggataatataacgagactacattatgaagcatacaagagtcccacttttgtaagaggaacaaaaattaattgaaagtcagaagatggaaaagtatattgaatgcaaatggacatgacaagaaagcaggactagcagtacagacttcacacaaaatagactttacaaaaaatgtcatagaggaagataaacaaggacatgaaataatgattaaaggagaaataaaaaatgagggtattaaactcattaagatatatgcactcaatataggagcacctaaatacatttagcaaatactaatagatgaaaagggagaaatggatgggaacacaatcccaTTCGGAGAATAtatctccccattaccatcactagactggtctttcagacagaaattaaataagggaaaaaagatacaaacagatacgataaaataattggagttggttcatattttcaacacagtactcctccccaaaacagaatatacattcttttcaagttcacatggaatattttctagaaaagattatgtactcatgcacagaagaatcctcaacgaatttaagaaaataaaacaaatttgaagcatcttttctgaatataataccatgaaactagaaatccttcacagaaaaacagtgtgaaaaaatgacagcatgtaaattaaacaccatgttactataacaagtaggggaggtgaagaagtaaaagaagaaattaaaaaatatcttgagaaatatgtcaaaatactacacaaagtgaatggaatacatttaaagcaggcttaagaggtaagtttatagtgacaaccgtcctcaaattaaaagagcaatttcaaataaataatcaaatgttctatgtatactaatcatgaaaagaagagcaaacaaaaccaaaactcagcagagagaaataagaaagaacaatgaagaaagaattgaaatacacattaaaaaatagaaaaaatcaattaaagtcttttttgaaatagtaagcataattcacgaaactctggacaggctcaccaacaagaaaagagagagaacacaaataacataagaaatgaaaatgcagaaactacaaagagtacaacaaatttgcataatatcataagtgaacaacatgagcaacagtatggaaacaaaatggataaccaggaataaatggagaagtttttgaaaacattcagcccaccaatattgcatcaagaagaaattaaccatttgaactgtcagatcaccagaaattgaatagaattatcaataaaataaaaaatctctgcaagcaaaattcaaaccaaactagattcactggggaatttgaccaaacatacagagaaaaatacataccagtcctcctcaaactattccaaaaattgatatggagagagtacacccaaactcacaccgtcaggccaacatcaacctgataaaaaacaggacaaagacaccaccccaagagaaaactataggccaataacactgataaacattgatgtaaatgtccttaagaaagtattaacaaacagaatccaacagcatgtaaaaaagattatacaccatggtaatgttacttcatcccaggaaaactaggatggtttaatttatgcaaataaatcaatcaattttaatacaccatatcaataaccgagaggacaaaaaaccacatgatcatctcagtagatgcagaaataacatttgagaaaaattaacacctatttgcagtaaaagttcttgtaacagtgtgctagagggaccatatctcaacataatgaaagctatttatgacaaacatatagccagcaaaatactcaatggtgaaaaactgaaacacttccaacaaaaacctgagacaagacaaggttgcccattctcacaatttcaattcaatacagtcttggaattcctagccacaatgatcaggcaaggaaaagaaataaaaggattcagactggaaaagaagatgtaaaattgtcatgatatgcagacatgacactatatattgaaaactgtaaaagcttcacaaaaaattactaaggctaaaaaaggaactgggcaaggtacccagagtaatgtacaaaaaggtggtgaatgaaatatacatggagaagtagaaaatattgattgaggaaatcaaaaaagatttgaagaattgaaatcatacccaatggtctcgtaatggaagaaacaaaatggttaaaatggtcatattgtccaaggcaatccacagacttaatgtgatttcctatcaaattatgccaaacttctctttttgggactgaaacaaatgattctaagatttacatagagtcataaaagatccataatttccaaagcaatattaatgaaaaacaaagaggttggaggaataaaccaccagttctccatacactattgcagagctacaaaatgaacaaaatgacaagatattcatacagaaagaggcttatggaccaaaagaacagaatagagggcctaggaataaatctacaggcctacgttctattaatttttgacaaagtatccaggaatatgacagagaaaagactatctcttcaccaaatgatgttgggaatctggatagcaacatgcagagcaatggagttagaactctccttcactccatacacaagaataaactcaaaatggcttgaagacttaaatgtaaggaaaaacacagtaaatcacctagaagaaaatattggcaaaacactctgagataaatctcagcaatgatctcctagaatagcctacccagggaagggatgtaagagcaaaattaataaatgggacctaattaaacttataagcttttgcacagcaaagggaaccataaacaaagcaaaatgacaacctgcaggattaaagaaaatatgtagaaatgtgcaactgacaaaggcttaatttccaaattacaaagatttcatacaaactattaataatacttaaaaaaaacaagaaatccaaTTTGAAactgggcagaagccctaaacaagcaattctccaatagagacatacaaatgccacatagatatatacaaaaaaattgctcactaccattatcagagaagggtaaattaaaactataataagtatcacctcacaacagtcacaatggtcatcattcaaaattccacaaacattaaatcctggggtatctgtggagaaagatgaccctcttacactgttggaaaaaatgtagtttggtgcagtcattgtggaaaccagggtggggtttcctcaaaagaataaaaatagacttaacttacgatccagcaatcccacttctgggtataaatcaaagggaaccctaattcaaaaagacatctataccccaatgttctttgcagtgctatatacaagagccacgacatggaagcaacctaattgtccaacaacacataacagtattcagaagttatcctgtatttacacaatggaataatattctgcattaaaaaatgataaagcaatgacatttgcagcaaaatggatgtccacaaaaagtgtcattctaattgaagtaagccagaaaaagaaagaaaaataatccatgacatgatatatgcggaaccttaaaaataaatttggatgaggagactatgatttcatctacaaaactgaaacacactcacagatttactaaacaattttaagattacagcggaaaggggatgtgagaggatatatttgggagctgtagattcataaattttttccactatatataaaagtaaattttttcaaaatttctcttgtataacacagggcagtaagtcaaatattgtgaagtaatgtttaataggcacataaatatatgcatgtattgggacactgtgctatacaccacagattgacacattgtaaatggcagtacttcaatgataaataaatgaataaacacgcaaataaatatataaataataactaaataaaaatatttaataataaattaaataaaaagattcacactacttaaatttacacctcatggatctaggagaaaacagaaagaataaagaagaaaattgaatgaatgagagtatggcaaataacaagagatgcaattggaaaggtagaaaaaaatatacctaagtctgtttcttttaaacataaactaggcatatgtttaggttggctaagaaaatatagactcaaataaaattagaaataaaagataagatattaccactgatgttgtagagatgcaaaacatcataagaaattaccactagccaacgatttgaatgacctagaactaaagacaaattcccggaaacatatgttttccaatactgaatcaagaagtaattagaaagataatagagcaaaagtgtgtttgagtaagtcaataatccaaacttccaaaaccagaaaaaatttacaaaacgcctttactggtgaattctgtcatacaattgaagacaatttttcaccaattcttccccaaatcttccaagagtttgaagggggtgaaagattccaaacatattttatgatgtgagctttatttgcttaacaaagctagaaaggacattatacgcaaaaaatagaatattatccctgatgaacatatgtgccaaaattctcaacaaaacacaagcaaaatgaattcaacaaaacatttaatgtatcataaacatacatgagtaaaggtatatatccctgggtttaagtatacttcaaaatatacaaatcaataaaggtgacatgccacactaatggaatgagaaataaaactcacacaatcatctcaataagtgcagaaagagcattgtatataatacaacatccttttaaaatactcccaacaaattaaatttgccctgtcagtggcacgatataatttacacacaaacactgtgtggagataagcgaaacagttctctgttttttgattcttagaagaagggtttatataggacatgcacaatgcctcacatataatctaggttataacaatgttaataatcttaagctatttatgttcccatgctcctgcagtaagcgcaggatgttaaatgatcaagaattgttttaaagttcatcacggaacttcattaattaggccatctcttatccagccggctttgcctgtcttgggatgtcctcctctgacgatcttacccagcataggctatccagccatccatactggatatattaaGTAGACCAtttgttatccagcctggatatgtgacattcctcacagattgtttatcagttcagcccatgggcttattctctagaaccttcagacaggggcctacaaaccaaacatcccttgacagaaaactggatgaagaaaatttgatgtatatatgcaatggaatcaatactttgcattcctatcaacagtgtccacgctgtttctttttctccacaatctcaccaacatctatttgttttctttttgatgagagccttctaacaagtgtgaggtcttgtctcattttaggtttatgactttcctaataatttataactctgaacacattttcatgtattttatagccaactctatgtgttctgaagaaaattgattcagatctatctattcagttcctatggacatttttttaaattggattgtttgctcttttttatgttgttttggggtaagagtttgccatatattttggatattaacacttgattgaaaattatcacttaaaaatatgttctaccattgtgttggttgactgttcagtttattgatcatttcttctgcattgtaaatctgtttagtgtgacacaatcatattttgttagttttacttctgctttccttgacagaggaggcatatgtagaatcaaattaaatccaatatcagagtgtacttcttatattttaccctaggattctttaatttcaggttttatggttcatatgcccatgagtgggattgctgt
Encoded here:
- the LOC140693256 gene encoding heat shock transcription factor, Y-linked-like, which produces MAHISSEIQDMSHKDGPTGSGNSGRSLLCDQTFSEDLDLSSMIEENAFQNLSEESLIKRPCYTHCVSEPDEDNDFGSLTFPRKLWKMSGSDQFKSIWWGDNGSSIVIDEVVLKKEVLEKKAPFRIFETGSMKSLLRPINFYGFRKVRQKFQRSACLVDFLAEEKEASVSSKLHFYHNPNFKRGCPQVLVRIKRRVGIKYSSLVSSLPEDFKEQHFKEGYNVDNNNSEFVADTIEESAFLPSANLNMPLMRKPSTSHIIGDTTTPIRCDFSPPSSMSDQQNKLQWINELFSIS